In Uranotaenia lowii strain MFRU-FL chromosome 2, ASM2978415v1, whole genome shotgun sequence, one genomic interval encodes:
- the LOC129749536 gene encoding pupal cuticle protein Edg-84A-like: protein MSKITFVVLLAFFGAIAAMPQYHGQQHHHEEEHHGPVHYEFHYDIHDDHTGDVHGRKEERKDHQTQGQYYLIDADGYKRTVTYQVDGKSGFVAQVHREPIKGYQQPQQHHQIHKVVAVPVHHQHHY, encoded by the exons ATGTCTAag atcacCTTCGTCGTTCTGTTGGCCTTCTTCGGAGCCATCGCTGCCATGCCTCAGTACCACGGCCAGCAGCATCATCACGAGGAAGAACACCATGGACCAGTACACTACGAATTCCACTATGACATCCATGATGATCACACCGGAGATGTTCATGGACGCAAGGAAGAGCGCAAGGATCATCAGACCCAGGGCCAGTACTATCTGATCGATGCCGATGGTTACAAGCGCACTGTCACCTACCAGGTCGATGGCAAGAGTGGATTCGTTGCTCAGGTCCACCGGGAGCCAATCAAGGGATACCAGCAGCCTCAGCAGCACCATCAGATCCACAAGGTCGTTGCTGTCCCAGTTCACCATCAGCATCACTACTAG
- the LOC129749481 gene encoding pupal cuticle protein Edg-84A-like — MSKITFVVLLAFFGAIAAMPQYHGQQHHHEEEHHGPVHYEFHYDIHDDHTGDVHGRKEERKDHQTQGQYYLIDADGYKRTVTYQVDGKSGFVAQVHREPIKGYQQPQQHHQIHKVVAVPVHHQHHY, encoded by the exons atgtctaag ATCACCTTTGTCGTTCTGTTGGCCTTCTTTGGAGCCATCGCTGCCATGCCTCAGTACCACGGCCAGCAGCATCATCACGAGGAGGAACATCATGGACCAGTGCACTACGAATTCCACTATGACATCCATGATGATCACACCGGAGATGTTCATGGACGCAAGGAAGAGCGCAAGGATCATCAGACCCAGGGCCAGTACTATCTGATTGATGCCGATGGTTACAAGCGCACTGTCACCTACCAGGTCGATGGCAAGAGTGGATTCGTTGCTCAGGTCCACCGGGAGCCAATCAAGGGATACCAGCAGCCTCAGCAGCACCATCAGATCCACAAGGTCGTTGCTGTCCCAGTTCACCATCAGCATCACTACTAG